In a genomic window of Pelotomaculum thermopropionicum SI:
- the Uup gene encoding ATPase components of ABC transporters (with duplicated ATPase domains), producing the protein MLLVECRNLKKSYGDRLILDIENLCIYDQDRIGIVGVNGAGKTTLLNLLSQRIEPDEGWVKLFGKCSYISQLEPPEEKTIQQEMASKFKVPQIYRESMSGGEKNRFKLAASLSQNNAIIFADEPTSNMDIEGIQLVETSLAEFSGALVLISHDRDLLDSLCTKIIEIEGGKIKTYSGNYSEYIKQKTEERKLAQFEYEQYVKEKKRLEMIIISTREKAKSMRKTPRRMGNSEARLHKMGNQKAKANLDRAIKNVEARIQHLEVKEKPPKIEKIKLDIGDVQKIYSKVVIEGKGLNKSFGEKVIFKDAQFYIENGAKVGLIGPNGCGKTTLLKMILNQESPIKIAPNVRIGYFSQELSILEENKSILDNVMAESVYGESFVRILLARLLFKGDSVYKKVRVLSGGERVKASFAKIICSDFNLLILDEPTNYLDLNSLEVVEEVLREYEHTLLFVSHDRRFINSVANQIMIIEDYKLKTFKGSYEEYMASRTEVRDRKKEQIEEEILLLETRLTEVISKISMSSRKDDLELLEVEYRETLRQIRRLKNLLE; encoded by the coding sequence ATGTTGTTAGTAGAATGTAGAAATCTAAAGAAATCATATGGAGATCGCCTTATTTTAGATATTGAAAATCTATGCATATATGATCAAGATCGCATTGGTATTGTGGGAGTAAATGGGGCAGGAAAAACAACTCTATTGAATCTTTTAAGCCAAAGAATAGAACCTGATGAAGGATGGGTAAAACTTTTTGGGAAATGTTCCTATATTTCCCAACTAGAGCCCCCTGAGGAAAAAACAATACAGCAAGAGATGGCTTCAAAATTTAAAGTTCCCCAAATCTATCGGGAGAGTATGAGCGGGGGAGAAAAAAACCGCTTTAAGCTGGCGGCCAGCTTAAGTCAAAATAATGCTATTATTTTCGCTGATGAACCCACTAGTAATATGGATATAGAAGGGATTCAATTAGTCGAAACCTCCTTAGCCGAATTTTCTGGAGCCTTAGTCCTGATCTCTCACGATCGAGATTTGCTGGATAGCCTTTGTACCAAAATAATCGAAATAGAAGGAGGGAAAATCAAAACCTATTCCGGCAACTATAGTGAATATATTAAGCAAAAGACTGAGGAGCGAAAGCTAGCTCAATTTGAATATGAGCAATATGTTAAGGAAAAGAAGAGACTAGAAATGATCATAATATCTACTCGAGAAAAAGCAAAATCAATGCGAAAGACTCCCCGAAGGATGGGTAACTCTGAGGCTAGACTCCACAAGATGGGCAATCAAAAAGCAAAAGCTAATTTGGATCGCGCTATTAAGAATGTGGAGGCAAGAATCCAGCATCTAGAAGTTAAGGAGAAACCCCCAAAAATCGAAAAAATCAAGTTAGACATTGGGGATGTTCAGAAAATATATAGCAAAGTTGTCATCGAGGGAAAAGGGCTCAATAAGAGCTTTGGGGAAAAAGTTATCTTTAAAGATGCTCAGTTTTATATAGAAAATGGAGCTAAGGTAGGTTTAATAGGTCCCAATGGATGTGGAAAAACCACTTTGCTAAAAATGATCTTGAACCAAGAGTCCCCAATAAAGATTGCTCCTAACGTAAGGATTGGTTATTTCAGTCAGGAGTTAAGTATCTTAGAGGAAAATAAGAGTATCCTCGACAATGTTATGGCAGAAAGCGTTTATGGGGAGAGTTTTGTTAGAATATTATTGGCCCGCCTTCTTTTCAAAGGAGATAGCGTGTATAAAAAGGTTAGGGTTTTAAGCGGAGGGGAGCGAGTTAAGGCTTCCTTTGCAAAAATAATATGTAGTGACTTTAACCTATTGATCCTTGACGAACCTACAAATTATCTGGATCTAAACTCTCTGGAAGTGGTGGAAGAAGTTCTGCGAGAGTATGAACACACCTTACTCTTTGTCTCTCATGATCGGCGCTTTATAAATTCAGTAGCTAATCAGATCATGATTATCGAAGACTACAAGCTTAAAACCTTCAAGGGTAGCTATGAAGAATATATGGCTAGTAGGACTGAAGTTAGAGACAGGAAAAAAGAGCAGATCGAGGAAGAAATCTTACTATTAGAAACTCGTTTGACGGAGGTAATAAGTAAAATTTCTATGTCTTCCAGAAAGGATGATCTAGAGCTTTTAGAGGTAGAATACCGTGAAACTTTAAGGCAAATCCGCCGTTTGAAAAATCTCCTTGAATAA